The Acidobacteriota bacterium genome includes a region encoding these proteins:
- a CDS encoding condensation domain-containing protein codes for MSAPNRPDLGAEVAALSPEKRRLLEKLLDAEGLSLGRERPPYEEPADDAARTLAGIWQEVLEVERVGARDDFFQLGGDSISCLQMVARARYRGLSLDTREVFETPVLGDLAARAERVKGASSAHSSSAGDPEPFTLLAFSSERLARLRQEHPGIEDAYPLTPVQAGMLFHVLADEDPDLYRDHGLATVVGALDRAAFGRAWRRLAARHPAMRTAFLWRGVERPIQLVHAEVDTGIEDLDLRQLSSAEVEARIAERLEEDRRRPLELDRPPLFRLTLVRCPDRDGRPCHRLLWTHHHMAHDAWSLVVLVRELLALYGEEAGGEGAALPPAPAFARHVARSATFDPEASEAFWRRLYGAAEPTPPPGDRGPGRPPEHRYWIRPLRAETYRDLRLRSRRAGLTVSTALHAAWALRLASAAAPARREVVFGTVVAGRPADLPGAEAMVGLFIHTLPLRLELPPNRPFGEWLAEVQERVHELRAHEQTPLTVVQRWSGRGREPLFETVLVVQNVFTGDASGAGLALAGFELAGHTHYPLLLRATPGEALSLEGLADGARVPETEGLLSDVEWLLGEIAACDGDRPLGDLLTAVQAHLAQAGEVARGAYRRAGLERLRAAAAKAIDRDQETDKEIPS; via the coding sequence ATGAGCGCTCCGAATCGCCCGGATCTGGGGGCCGAGGTGGCGGCCCTGTCGCCGGAGAAGCGCCGCCTGCTGGAGAAGCTCTTGGACGCCGAAGGGCTCTCCCTCGGTCGCGAGCGGCCGCCCTACGAGGAGCCTGCCGACGATGCGGCGCGTACTCTCGCCGGGATCTGGCAAGAGGTACTCGAGGTCGAGCGGGTGGGCGCCCGGGATGACTTCTTCCAGCTCGGCGGCGATTCGATTTCCTGCCTGCAGATGGTCGCCCGGGCACGGTACCGAGGCCTCTCGCTCGACACCCGGGAGGTCTTCGAGACGCCGGTGCTCGGCGACCTCGCGGCGCGCGCCGAGAGGGTGAAGGGGGCTTCATCGGCGCACTCCTCGTCGGCGGGGGATCCGGAGCCCTTCACCCTGCTCGCCTTCTCCTCGGAGCGCTTGGCGCGGCTGCGGCAGGAGCATCCGGGAATCGAAGACGCCTACCCGCTGACCCCGGTCCAGGCGGGCATGCTCTTCCACGTCCTCGCCGACGAGGATCCCGACCTCTATCGCGACCACGGTCTGGCGACGGTCGTCGGCGCCCTCGACCGGGCCGCCTTCGGCCGCGCCTGGCGGCGCCTGGCGGCGCGGCATCCGGCGATGCGTACTGCCTTCCTTTGGCGCGGCGTCGAGCGCCCGATCCAGCTCGTACATGCCGAGGTGGACACCGGGATCGAAGATCTCGACCTGCGGCAACTCTCGTCGGCGGAGGTCGAGGCGCGGATCGCCGAGCGGCTCGAGGAGGATCGGCGGCGCCCTCTCGAACTCGACCGCCCGCCGCTCTTCCGTTTGACCCTGGTCCGTTGTCCGGATCGCGACGGCCGTCCCTGCCACCGTTTGCTGTGGACCCACCACCACATGGCCCACGACGCCTGGTCGCTGGTCGTGCTGGTGCGGGAGCTCCTCGCTCTCTATGGCGAGGAGGCCGGTGGCGAGGGAGCGGCGCTGCCGCCGGCTCCGGCCTTTGCGCGCCACGTCGCCCGCAGCGCAACCTTCGATCCCGAGGCATCGGAGGCCTTCTGGCGCCGCCTCTACGGAGCGGCGGAGCCGACTCCGCCGCCGGGCGATCGCGGCCCCGGCCGGCCGCCGGAGCACCGGTACTGGATTCGGCCTCTGCGCGCCGAGACCTACCGGGACCTGCGCCTGCGAAGCCGCCGGGCCGGCCTGACCGTCAGCACGGCCCTCCACGCGGCGTGGGCGTTGCGCCTTGCCTCCGCCGCTGCTCCGGCGCGGCGGGAAGTGGTGTTCGGAACGGTCGTCGCCGGCCGTCCCGCCGACCTGCCGGGAGCGGAGGCGATGGTGGGTCTCTTCATCCACACCCTGCCGCTGCGCCTCGAGCTGCCGCCGAACCGCCCGTTCGGCGAATGGCTGGCGGAGGTGCAGGAGCGGGTTCACGAGTTGCGCGCCCACGAGCAGACGCCGCTCACGGTGGTGCAGCGCTGGAGCGGCCGGGGTCGTGAGCCGCTGTTCGAGACGGTGCTGGTGGTGCAGAACGTCTTCACCGGCGACGCCTCGGGCGCCGGCCTCGCGCTCGCCGGCTTCGAGCTGGCCGGGCACACCCACTATCCGCTGCTGCTGCGCGCCACGCCGGGTGAAGCGCTCTCCCTCGAGGGTCTCGCCGACGGTGCGCGGGTGCCGGAGACGGAAGGTCTGTTGAGCGACGTCGAGTGGCTGCTCGGCGAGATCGCCGCCTGCGATGGGGACCGGCCCCTCGGCGATCTGCTGACCGCCGTCCAGGCCCACCTGGCGCAGGCCGGGGAGGTCGCTCGCGGCGCCTACCGGCGGGCGGGTCTTGAACGCCTGCGCGCCGCTGCGGCGAAAGCCATCGATCGAGACCAAGAGACCGACAAGGAGATTCCCTCATGA
- a CDS encoding amino acid adenylation domain-containing protein, giving the protein MTVSNHAAYSGAVVFDQIVRWRASDHPERTAFRFLARGEELVEELTYGELDRRARALATRLQDTGQAGDRALLILPPGLDFVVAFVGCLYSGRIAVPLSPPRPGRSSPALEAVLADARPRWLLDDGGVVGRGKRLYPELEALESISVGDHDDRGDSDGPRSDGRFGDADADAVALIQYTSGSTRRPRGVVVRHRNLLHNQEQIRAAFGQSERSVVVSWLPLYHDMGLLGAVLQPLYCGATCVLMPPASFVQRPRRWLEAIDRYRGTTSGGPDFGYAHCLRRIPPDDRAGLDLSSWRVAFNGAEPVRADTMNDFAEAFAPAGFDRSVFFPCYGLAEATLFVTGGEAGSGARVERFDSSALEGHRAEASRASDGRPLVACGRPRGDQRVAVVEPLHRQPLPSGQVGEIWVSGESVAAGYWGRRRETARTFGARLVGESEGRTYLRTGDLGFVDEAGDLFVAGRLLDLMVLRGRNLHPHDLEAIATASKGVGGAAAFEAEVEGDPRAVAVIEVGRRPRPDEVARVSAAVRAAIAAEMEVAAVVVPVSAGAIPRTTSGKVRRSACRSAWLAGDLPVVELPAVDSAAVERVLLATSVDGVPKVPAPGGGAEACRRAVLDWLEGAAEECLEGAVDPERPLVEQGLDSLAASELAHRITQTLGSALSAADLLGGASLVAIATTLSAAAGDAAAPEPPGAPGRYPLSPAQLGLWIEWRRDPDSAALHIAAAAELDAATDADRLAAAVTTLTERHAALRTRFPAADAGAVQEILAEAAPDWQVIEAAGWSRSRLRRSAIAEAHRPFDLATAPAVRLRLFRRPAGRDVLLLAVHHLVADLGSFTVMIDELGDLVADGDSALAPVATDPPAVDRWRRKRLTGERGDRLRGAWRRALDPPPEDLDLATDRPRPARFRGRAASVQRTPRDLSSDLEKIAAATGVTPFTALLAGWRALLLRHGGGGDLLIATPSAGRDHPALARTVGYLVERTLVRNAVGARDSFAQIAAAEGQALRGALERAEVPLTEWIGELLSHSLGERDPSRPLLAQTVVNWQAVRRGGAGPPRPSSGDSSRADLLAGFALGVPGVKVQAGGLGLVSFPLERCACQVELELTAASAPGGGLLLDLLFDRDLYDAATARRLLDHLASLLSAAAAEPARRLSELPLLSLAERRQLAAWNDTGAGTVGGALVPDRIVAAARRYPQAPALIGESGEMRYEELIARARAVAARLQTFGVGPEAVVAVVGERSTKRLVGFLSVFFAGAAYLPLPSSEPSARVEAMLAAARPAVILVVDGEPALPTDGPPVLRFADVGSEAPDAAEDPDWRPPRLEPEHPAYVLFTSGSTGQRKGVIVPHGALLNRLVWMQDALVLEHGERVLHKTPAGFDVSVWEMFWPLMVGAAVVVARPGGQRDPEYLAAAIERFGATTLHFVPSLLAPFLEVEDLPELRSLRRLVTSGEALTGAHVARFFERRPVRCELFNLYGPTEAAIDVSWWRCEPAAGEAAPPIGHPIDGIRLHVLDGEFRPVPVGVPGELHIAGAGLARGYLGDPVRTAATFVPEAGASEPGARAYRSGDRVRRRADGAIEFLGRVDRQVKVRGVRIEPGEVEAALAADPAVRRAAVVEIDGRLVAYWEPAASEDTAEVAGEGIAEDSLRRRLGERLPAALVPSRLVAMDRLPLTASGKLDRRSLPAPPAVAVAGEPPRGEAEAALAAVWQRVLETPVTGREASFFALGGDSIRALQVVAGARESGLELVLDDVFGHPTLAALAAVARPARESGAADGVAEPFELLRADERLLAEDPELEDAYPLSRVYAGLIFHCGHSSDYEVYVTTVRLRGRFDGTALAAALTALVARHPALRTSFDLGGFRRSLQRVHRRLTVHPKVVDLRPMSPSERRSALQGWLAGEPRRGFDWRRPPLLRVTVHRLAEDDFQLTVAEPILDGWSVARLLRELLEDYALRAAGGPVTERPSPSAAPRHHVALELAALESPEPSEYWCRVIADAPRGRLPEAVSQHSAGRVRRRTSPVVGAALVAAAERLALPLKSLLLAVHAVVMGRITGEDDVLTGMLFHGRPDLPDADRTLGLFLNPVCLRLRLGNRSWADLAAAAAAAERQMLPYRRYPMAELVRKNNGELLFDGLFNFTHFHVYRELVGIPGLEIVAGDASDQTYYPLTAQLHLDHESGRLEVALDTRPPSAGGPDAELAEEIVELYLEALSAAAANPAAGHLERPLLAAADRQRERRWNATAAVFPQGDEVLHELVASTARRYPTREAVRCGERALTYGELTRRFRALAARLVSAGVVDEHPVAVCCERSSGLLVALLGVAAAGAAFLPLDPEHPEERLAWIAGDALSGGERPVVVADAASLRRAPALAELARRGLLLRVDDAGSYENGGEGGRLDSRVSADPDRLAYVFYTSGSTGRPKGVAVSHRSLVNRLLWGQAEMPLEPGEAVLHKTSIGFDVSLWELFWPLVAGGRVVMAPPERIDPASLAALIRDEAITTAHFVPSLLRLFLDDPEAVRCGGVLRRVVASGEALAPDLVARFFQVFPQPGPALHNLYGPTEAAIEVTAHRCTPEDAAGPVPLGLPVANTRMRILDRFGVPLAAGVAGELALGGVQLARGYLGRPALTAERFVPDPLAEAPGDRLYRTGDRARRRRADGVIEYLGRLDAQFKLRGQRIEPGEVEAALLELPEVREAAVDLRGSERDARLVGWIVPRRPQPDLAALRRSLAARLPHFMVPAELVTVEDLPRTGSGKIDRRALPAPAGEARLAELLAAVRELSDAEARERLAAVGEER; this is encoded by the coding sequence GTGACGGTCTCGAATCACGCTGCCTATTCCGGGGCGGTGGTCTTCGACCAGATCGTGCGGTGGCGCGCCAGCGACCATCCCGAGCGCACGGCGTTTCGTTTCCTCGCCCGCGGTGAAGAACTCGTCGAAGAGCTGACCTATGGCGAGCTCGACCGCCGGGCGCGGGCGCTGGCGACGCGCCTACAAGACACCGGCCAAGCCGGCGACCGGGCGCTTCTGATTCTGCCTCCCGGTCTCGACTTCGTCGTGGCTTTCGTCGGATGTCTGTATTCCGGTCGGATTGCCGTTCCGCTGTCGCCGCCGCGCCCCGGCCGTAGCTCGCCGGCGCTCGAAGCGGTGCTGGCGGACGCTCGGCCGCGCTGGTTGCTCGACGATGGCGGCGTGGTCGGTCGAGGGAAGCGGCTCTACCCTGAGCTGGAGGCGCTGGAGTCGATCTCCGTCGGTGACCACGACGACCGGGGAGACTCGGACGGCCCGCGATCCGACGGGCGTTTCGGTGACGCCGATGCGGACGCCGTGGCTCTGATCCAGTACACCTCCGGTTCGACCCGACGGCCGCGCGGGGTGGTGGTTCGCCACCGCAACCTGCTGCACAACCAGGAGCAGATCCGCGCCGCCTTCGGTCAGTCCGAGCGCTCGGTGGTGGTGAGCTGGCTGCCGCTCTACCACGACATGGGGCTCCTGGGCGCGGTCCTCCAGCCGCTCTACTGCGGCGCCACCTGCGTTCTGATGCCGCCCGCCTCCTTCGTTCAGCGGCCGCGCCGCTGGCTGGAAGCGATCGATCGCTACCGCGGTACCACCAGCGGCGGTCCCGATTTCGGCTACGCCCACTGCCTGCGGCGGATCCCTCCGGACGACCGTGCAGGCCTGGACCTGTCGTCTTGGCGGGTCGCCTTCAACGGCGCCGAGCCGGTGCGCGCCGACACCATGAACGATTTCGCCGAGGCGTTCGCACCGGCCGGATTCGACCGCTCGGTGTTCTTCCCCTGCTACGGCTTGGCGGAGGCGACCCTGTTCGTCACCGGCGGGGAAGCGGGCTCCGGCGCTCGGGTCGAGAGGTTCGATTCGTCGGCCCTCGAAGGACACCGTGCCGAGGCTTCTCGCGCCTCCGATGGGCGCCCGCTCGTCGCCTGCGGCCGGCCGCGCGGCGACCAGCGTGTCGCCGTGGTCGAGCCGCTCCACCGGCAGCCGCTGCCGAGCGGACAGGTGGGGGAAATCTGGGTGAGCGGCGAGAGCGTCGCGGCCGGTTACTGGGGTCGCCGGCGGGAAACGGCGCGCACCTTCGGCGCCCGCTTGGTCGGTGAGAGCGAAGGGCGGACCTACCTGCGCACCGGCGATCTCGGCTTCGTCGACGAGGCCGGCGACCTGTTCGTCGCCGGCCGGCTGCTCGATCTGATGGTGCTGCGCGGCCGCAATCTCCATCCGCACGACCTAGAGGCCATCGCCACGGCCTCGAAGGGCGTCGGCGGAGCGGCGGCCTTCGAGGCCGAGGTCGAGGGCGACCCTCGGGCGGTGGCCGTCATCGAAGTCGGTCGCCGACCCCGGCCCGACGAAGTGGCCCGGGTCTCGGCCGCCGTGCGTGCGGCGATCGCCGCGGAGATGGAGGTGGCCGCCGTCGTCGTTCCGGTGAGCGCCGGCGCCATTCCCCGAACGACGTCGGGCAAGGTCCGGCGGTCGGCGTGCCGGTCGGCATGGCTCGCCGGCGATCTGCCCGTCGTCGAGCTTCCCGCCGTGGATTCGGCCGCCGTCGAGCGGGTTTTGCTCGCCACTTCCGTGGACGGGGTGCCCAAGGTGCCAGCTCCCGGCGGTGGCGCGGAGGCGTGCCGGCGGGCGGTGCTCGACTGGCTCGAAGGCGCCGCCGAAGAGTGCCTGGAAGGTGCCGTCGACCCGGAGCGGCCGCTGGTCGAACAGGGTCTCGACTCCCTCGCCGCCTCGGAGCTGGCTCACCGCATCACGCAGACCCTCGGAAGTGCGCTCAGCGCGGCCGACCTGCTCGGCGGTGCGTCGCTGGTGGCGATCGCCACGACGCTGTCGGCGGCCGCTGGCGATGCGGCCGCTCCGGAACCGCCGGGGGCGCCGGGCCGCTACCCGCTGTCGCCGGCGCAGCTCGGGCTGTGGATCGAGTGGCGCCGTGATCCCGACTCGGCCGCCCTGCACATCGCCGCCGCCGCGGAACTCGACGCGGCGACGGACGCGGATCGCTTGGCCGCGGCGGTCACCACCTTGACCGAGCGACACGCCGCTCTCCGGACGCGTTTTCCGGCGGCCGATGCCGGCGCCGTACAGGAGATTCTGGCCGAGGCCGCACCGGATTGGCAGGTGATCGAGGCCGCCGGCTGGAGCCGATCCCGCCTGCGCCGCAGCGCGATCGCCGAGGCCCACCGGCCGTTCGATCTGGCAACCGCGCCGGCGGTCCGCCTCCGCCTCTTTCGCCGGCCGGCCGGCCGCGATGTCCTGCTCCTCGCGGTGCACCACCTGGTCGCTGACCTCGGTTCCTTCACTGTGATGATCGACGAGCTCGGCGACCTGGTAGCGGACGGCGACTCGGCGCTGGCGCCGGTGGCGACCGATCCACCGGCGGTTGATCGCTGGCGAAGGAAGCGACTCACCGGCGAACGCGGAGACCGACTGCGAGGTGCCTGGCGCCGCGCCCTCGATCCGCCGCCGGAAGATCTCGATCTGGCGACGGACCGTCCCCGCCCGGCCCGCTTCCGCGGGCGTGCCGCCAGCGTGCAGCGCACCCCCAGGGATCTATCTTCGGACCTCGAGAAGATCGCTGCGGCCACCGGGGTGACTCCCTTCACGGCGCTCCTCGCCGGCTGGCGCGCGCTCCTTCTGCGACACGGCGGGGGAGGGGATTTGCTGATCGCGACCCCGTCCGCTGGGCGGGATCATCCGGCCCTCGCCCGTACGGTCGGGTATCTGGTCGAACGAACTCTCGTCCGCAACGCCGTCGGCGCCCGCGACTCCTTCGCGCAGATCGCGGCGGCGGAAGGCCAGGCGCTGCGGGGCGCGCTGGAGCGTGCCGAGGTGCCGCTGACCGAGTGGATCGGCGAGCTGCTCAGTCATTCTCTCGGGGAGCGCGATCCTTCGCGTCCGCTGCTGGCCCAGACGGTGGTCAACTGGCAAGCGGTCCGTCGTGGAGGGGCGGGGCCGCCTAGGCCGAGCAGCGGGGACTCCTCGCGTGCCGATCTCCTCGCCGGCTTCGCGCTCGGCGTGCCCGGAGTCAAGGTCCAGGCCGGCGGGCTGGGTTTGGTGTCGTTCCCGCTGGAGCGGTGCGCATGCCAGGTCGAACTCGAGCTGACGGCGGCGTCGGCGCCGGGGGGTGGGTTGCTCCTCGATCTGCTGTTTGACCGAGACCTCTACGACGCGGCAACGGCTCGGCGCCTGCTCGATCATCTTGCCAGCCTGCTGTCGGCGGCCGCCGCCGAGCCCGCCAGGCGCTTGTCGGAGCTGCCCCTGCTGTCCCTCGCCGAGCGGCGACAGCTAGCGGCATGGAATGACACCGGGGCGGGGACCGTCGGGGGTGCGCTGGTGCCGGATCGAATCGTCGCGGCCGCCCGGCGCTACCCGCAGGCCCCGGCCCTGATCGGCGAGTCGGGCGAGATGCGCTACGAAGAACTCATCGCCCGCGCCCGGGCCGTGGCGGCGCGGCTCCAGACCTTCGGAGTCGGCCCGGAGGCGGTGGTTGCGGTTGTCGGTGAGCGCTCAACGAAGCGCCTCGTCGGCTTTCTCTCGGTCTTCTTCGCCGGTGCCGCGTACCTGCCGCTGCCGTCAAGCGAGCCGTCCGCCCGGGTGGAAGCGATGCTGGCGGCGGCCCGGCCGGCGGTGATTCTCGTCGTCGATGGCGAGCCGGCTCTACCCACCGACGGCCCGCCGGTGCTGCGCTTCGCGGACGTGGGTTCCGAAGCTCCGGATGCTGCTGAAGATCCCGATTGGCGGCCGCCCAGGCTCGAGCCCGAGCATCCGGCCTATGTGCTTTTCACCTCCGGCTCGACCGGTCAACGGAAGGGCGTGATCGTCCCCCACGGCGCCCTGCTCAACCGCTTGGTCTGGATGCAGGATGCCCTTGTACTGGAGCATGGTGAGCGCGTGCTGCACAAAACGCCGGCCGGCTTTGACGTCTCGGTGTGGGAGATGTTCTGGCCGCTGATGGTGGGCGCGGCGGTGGTGGTGGCGCGGCCCGGCGGCCAGCGCGATCCGGAGTATCTGGCCGCTGCGATCGAGCGCTTCGGTGCCACTACGTTGCACTTCGTTCCCTCCCTGCTGGCTCCGTTCCTCGAAGTCGAGGACCTGCCCGAGTTGCGCTCGCTGCGCCGGTTGGTGACCAGCGGTGAGGCGCTGACCGGCGCGCACGTTGCGCGCTTCTTCGAGCGCCGGCCGGTCCGGTGCGAGTTGTTCAACCTCTACGGCCCGACGGAAGCGGCGATCGATGTGAGCTGGTGGCGCTGTGAACCGGCGGCAGGGGAGGCCGCGCCGCCGATCGGCCATCCCATCGACGGCATCCGTCTCCACGTCCTCGACGGCGAGTTCCGTCCGGTTCCGGTGGGCGTTCCCGGGGAGCTCCATATCGCCGGTGCCGGCCTGGCGCGCGGTTACTTGGGCGACCCGGTTCGCACCGCCGCGACCTTCGTGCCCGAAGCCGGTGCTTCGGAGCCCGGCGCGCGCGCCTATCGCAGCGGCGACCGGGTGCGGCGCCGGGCCGACGGCGCCATCGAGTTCCTCGGCCGCGTCGACCGCCAGGTCAAGGTGCGCGGCGTGCGGATCGAGCCGGGCGAAGTGGAGGCGGCGCTGGCCGCTGACCCGGCCGTGCGCCGGGCGGCGGTGGTGGAGATCGACGGGCGGCTGGTCGCCTACTGGGAGCCGGCCGCCAGCGAGGACACGGCAGAGGTCGCCGGCGAGGGCATCGCTGAGGATTCCCTGAGGCGTCGCCTCGGGGAGCGGCTGCCCGCCGCTCTGGTGCCCTCGCGGCTGGTGGCGATGGATCGATTGCCGTTGACCGCGAGCGGCAAGCTCGACCGGCGCTCGCTGCCGGCCCCACCTGCGGTCGCCGTCGCTGGCGAACCGCCCCGGGGCGAAGCCGAGGCTGCCCTGGCGGCGGTTTGGCAGCGGGTGCTCGAAACTCCGGTGACCGGCCGCGAGGCAAGCTTTTTTGCTCTCGGCGGCGACTCGATCCGCGCTCTCCAGGTAGTGGCCGGGGCGCGTGAATCGGGGCTGGAGTTGGTTCTCGACGACGTCTTCGGCCATCCGACCCTGGCGGCGCTGGCGGCCGTCGCCCGGCCGGCGAGGGAGTCCGGCGCGGCGGACGGAGTAGCGGAGCCCTTCGAGCTGCTGCGGGCGGACGAACGGCTTCTCGCCGAAGATCCGGAGCTCGAGGACGCCTACCCGCTGAGCCGCGTCTACGCCGGTTTGATCTTCCACTGCGGGCACAGCTCCGATTACGAGGTCTACGTCACCACCGTCCGGCTGCGCGGTCGTTTTGACGGCACCGCCCTGGCTGCCGCGCTCACCGCCCTGGTGGCGCGTCACCCGGCGCTGCGAACGAGCTTCGACCTCGGCGGTTTCCGCCGGTCTCTGCAGCGGGTTCACCGCCGGCTCACGGTGCATCCAAAGGTCGTCGACCTCCGACCCATGTCGCCATCGGAACGGCGCTCGGCACTCCAGGGCTGGCTCGCTGGCGAACCCCGCCGAGGGTTTGATTGGCGCCGTCCGCCCCTGCTGCGGGTCACTGTCCATCGCCTTGCCGAGGACGACTTCCAGCTCACCGTCGCCGAGCCGATCCTCGACGGCTGGAGCGTCGCCCGGCTGCTACGCGAGCTCCTCGAGGACTACGCCCTGCGGGCCGCCGGAGGACCGGTCACGGAGCGTCCGTCGCCCTCGGCGGCCCCACGCCACCACGTGGCCCTCGAGCTTGCGGCCCTGGAGTCGCCGGAGCCGAGCGAATACTGGTGCCGGGTGATCGCCGATGCGCCCCGCGGCCGATTGCCGGAAGCCGTTTCGCAGCATTCGGCGGGGAGAGTGCGGCGGCGGACTTCACCGGTCGTTGGCGCGGCGCTGGTGGCGGCGGCGGAGCGCCTCGCCCTACCGCTCAAGAGCTTGCTGCTGGCGGTTCATGCCGTCGTCATGGGCCGGATCACCGGCGAAGACGACGTTCTCACCGGCATGCTGTTCCACGGTCGGCCGGACCTGCCGGACGCGGACCGTACCCTCGGCCTGTTCTTGAACCCGGTTTGCCTGCGATTGCGCCTGGGGAATCGGAGCTGGGCGGACCTCGCCGCCGCCGCCGCCGCGGCGGAGCGGCAAATGCTGCCGTACCGGCGGTATCCGATGGCGGAGCTGGTGCGGAAGAACAACGGCGAGCTGCTGTTCGACGGGCTGTTCAACTTCACCCACTTTCACGTCTACCGCGAGCTCGTCGGGATCCCGGGGCTCGAGATCGTCGCCGGCGACGCCAGCGATCAGACCTACTATCCGTTGACCGCCCAGCTCCATCTCGACCACGAGTCGGGCCGCCTCGAGGTCGCCCTCGACACCCGGCCGCCGTCCGCCGGCGGACCGGACGCCGAACTGGCGGAGGAGATCGTGGAGCTTTACCTGGAGGCGCTGTCGGCGGCGGCGGCCAATCCCGCAGCCGGCCACCTGGAGCGTCCGCTGCTGGCGGCCGCCGACCGCCAGCGCGAGCGACGCTGGAACGCCACCGCCGCCGTGTTCCCGCAAGGCGACGAGGTGCTGCACGAGCTGGTCGCCAGCACCGCCCGGCGGTACCCCACCCGCGAGGCGGTGCGCTGCGGCGAGCGCGCCCTGACCTACGGCGAGCTGACCCGCCGCTTCCGCGCCCTGGCGGCCCGCCTGGTCTCGGCCGGGGTGGTAGATGAACACCCCGTCGCCGTCTGCTGCGAGCGGTCGTCCGGTCTGCTGGTCGCTCTGCTCGGCGTGGCCGCCGCCGGCGCGGCCTTTCTTCCCCTCGATCCGGAGCACCCGGAAGAGCGCCTGGCGTGGATCGCCGGCGACGCCCTGAGCGGCGGTGAGCGGCCGGTGGTGGTGGCCGACGCCGCCAGCCTGCGGCGGGCGCCCGCCCTCGCCGAACTGGCGCGCCGGGGCCTCCTGCTGCGCGTTGACGACGCCGGGAGCTACGAAAACGGCGGCGAGGGCGGCCGCCTGGACTCTCGGGTTTCGGCCGATCCGGATCGGCTGGCCTACGTCTTCTACACCTCCGGCTCGACCGGCCGGCCGAAGGGGGTGGCGGTGAGCCACCGCTCCCTGGTCAACCGGTTGCTTTGGGGGCAGGCCGAGATGCCGCTCGAGCCCGGCGAGGCCGTGCTGCACAAAACCTCGATCGGGTTCGACGTCTCTCTCTGGGAGCTGTTCTGGCCGCTGGTCGCCGGCGGCCGGGTGGTGATGGCACCGCCGGAGCGCATCGACCCCGCGTCCCTCGCCGCGCTGATTCGCGACGAGGCGATCACCACGGCCCACTTCGTGCCCTCGCTCCTGCGGCTGTTTCTCGACGACCCGGAGGCCGTCCGCTGCGGCGGCGTCCTGCGGCGGGTGGTGGCCAGCGGCGAGGCGCTGGCGCCGGACCTGGTGGCGAGATTCTTCCAGGTCTTTCCGCAGCCCGGGCCGGCGCTCCACAACCTGTACGGCCCGACCGAGGCGGCGATCGAAGTCACCGCCCACCGCTGCACGCCGGAGGACGCTGCCGGTCCGGTGCCCCTCGGGTTGCCGGTGGCGAATACCCGAATGCGCATTCTCGATCGCTTCGGCGTGCCGCTCGCCGCCGGCGTCGCCGGCGAACTGGCGCTGGGCGGCGTGCAGCTCGCTCGGGGCTACCTCGGCCGCCCGGCGCTCACCGCCGAGCGCTTCGTTCCGGATCCCCTCGCCGAAGCGCCGGGCGATCGCCTCTACCGCACCGGCGACCGCGCCCGCCGGCGGCGGGCCGATGGAGTGATCGAGTACCTCGGCCGGCTGGACGCCCAGTTCAAGCTGCGCGGACAGCGCATCGAGCCCGGGGAAGTGGAGGCGGCGTTGCTCGAGCTGCCGGAGGTGCGCGAAGCGGCCGTCGATCTGCGCGGCTCGGAACGTGACGCGCGGCTCGTCGGCTGGATTGTGCCGCGGCGCCCGCAGCCCGATCTCGCCGCCCTGCGCCGCTCGCTGGCGGCCCGCCTGCCGCACTTTATGGTGCCGGCCGAGTTGGTGACGGTGGAGGACCTGCCCCGCACCGGAAGCGGAAAGATCGACCGCCGGGCCCTGCCGGCGCCGGCCGGAGAGGCCCGCCTCGCTGAGCTGTTGGCCGCGGTGCGAGAACTCTCGGACGCTGAGGCCCGGGAACGGTTGGCGGCCGTGGGGGAGGAGCGATGA
- a CDS encoding isoprenylcysteine carboxylmethyltransferase family protein: protein MNVDPSDKPNPEGGHRSGKNNRDWGPLVSLAERSILRYLALPTLAAGGLAWVTRSWSDSAFFFLIFAGDVLTAGATAGYSQAGEMSMSDRIRALVRILIVLIAVIDRTMGPAANHPAYISVIGIALAVGGIAMLQLAAAAFRRAETPIFVTAAPTVLVRDGVFRYLRHPGYVGLVSVTVGAVLLLRSLWAAAIALVVYGIWLGIRIRREEAWLREIFGAEYEAWAARTRRFIPFVFGLMMTVGVAR from the coding sequence ATGAACGTCGACCCTTCGGACAAACCGAATCCCGAGGGAGGCCACCGTTCGGGAAAGAACAACCGTGATTGGGGACCGCTGGTCTCGCTGGCCGAGCGCTCGATCCTTCGCTATCTCGCCCTGCCGACGCTGGCCGCCGGTGGTCTCGCGTGGGTGACGAGGAGCTGGAGCGACAGCGCTTTCTTTTTTCTCATCTTTGCCGGTGATGTGCTCACCGCCGGCGCTACTGCCGGATACAGCCAAGCGGGTGAGATGTCGATGTCCGACCGCATCAGAGCGCTGGTGCGGATCCTGATCGTTTTGATTGCGGTGATCGATCGCACCATGGGCCCGGCGGCGAACCACCCGGCGTACATCAGCGTCATCGGCATCGCCCTGGCGGTCGGGGGCATCGCGATGCTGCAGCTCGCCGCCGCCGCCTTCCGGCGGGCGGAAACCCCGATCTTCGTCACCGCCGCGCCGACGGTACTGGTGCGTGACGGCGTTTTTCGCTATCTGCGCCACCCGGGCTACGTGGGCCTGGTGTCCGTCACCGTTGGCGCCGTGTTGCTGCTGCGCAGCCTTTGGGCCGCGGCGATCGCACTGGTCGTGTACGGCATCTGGCTCGGCATCCGGATTCGCCGCGAAGAGGCTTGGCTGCGGGAAATCTTCGGTGCCGAGTACGAAGCCTGGGCGGCGCGGACCCGGCGCTTCATCCCGTTCGTTTTCGGCCTGATGATGACGGTGGGGGTGGCGCGGTGA